In Paenibacillus sonchi, the genomic stretch CAACATTCCGGATAATGCCATTATCACCGTAGCCGGTACGGTGGGTGTCGGTAAATCGACGCTGACTGCCGCCCTGGCGGAACAGCTGAACTTCCAGACTTCGCTGGAGCAGGTGGATCATAACCCGTACCTGGAGAAGTTTTATCATGATTTTGAGCGGTGGAGTTTTCATCTGCAGATTTATTTTCTGGCCGAACGCTTCAAGGAGCAGAAAAAGATGTTTGAGCTGGGCGGCGGGTTTGTGCAGGACCGTTCGATCTATGAGGACACCGGTATTTTTGCCAAAATGCATGCCGATCAGGGCACCATGTCGAAAACCGACTATGACACCTATACCAGCCTGTATGAAGCCATGGTGATGACGCCGTATTTCCCGCACCCCGATGTGCTGATCTATATCGAAGGCAGCCTGCCTTCGATCCTGACCCGCATCAATGAACGCGGACGCGAAATGGAAATCCAGACCGATGTCTCCTACTGGGAACACATGCACGGCCGTTATTCGCAGTGGATTAGTGAATTCAACGCCTGCCCGGTGCTGCGCCTGAACATCGACGATTATGATGTGAATGATCCGGCTTCGATGACGGAGATTCTCAAGCAGGTAGGCGCGGCCATTGGGCGGACACCGGTTGGAACTCAGGGAAGCTGAGGTTACAGCAATCTGAAGTTCTATGAGTCTGAAGCAGGTGCCGGAAGGTTCTCCCCATGGTACAATAAATGAACAAGCAGAAAGGATGGGGATTCTAGTTGAAGTATGATTTTAACCGGATCATTGACCGCCGCAATACCCGCTCATACAAATGGGACCAGTCCGAGAAGCTGTTCGGAGACAAGGATATTCTTCCGCTCTGGGTAGCCGATATGGACTTTGAAAGCCCGCCTGCCGTGAAGGAAGCGATTCTGCGCCGCGTGCAGGAGGGGATATACGGCTATAGCGTGACAAGTGATTCCTACAAATCAGCGATTGCCGGCTGGTACCGCAGACGCCATGACTGGGAGATTCAAAAGGAATGGATTACAGATTCCCCCGGCATCGTTACCTCGCTTAGCCTGTCGGTAGAGCTGTTCAGCAACCCGGGCGATCAGGTGATTCTGCAGTCGCCGGTGTATTATCCTTTTTATGATGTGATCCGGATGAATGACCGGAAGGTGGCCATCAATCCGCTGAAACTCGAAGACGGCCATTATGTCATGGATTATGAACAGCTCGAGGAGCTGATGAGAGGCGGCGCCAGGCTGCTGCTGCTGTGCAGTCCGCATAACCCGGGGGGCAGAGTGTGGGAACGGGCGGAGCTGCTGCGCCTTGGAGAACTGTGCCTGCGGTACGGCGTGACGGTCATTTCAGATGAAATTCATTGCGATCTGGCGTTGCCGGGCCATAAGCATATTCCATTCGCTTCTTTATCGAAGGA encodes the following:
- a CDS encoding deoxynucleoside kinase, which codes for MNAYNIPDNAIITVAGTVGVGKSTLTAALAEQLNFQTSLEQVDHNPYLEKFYHDFERWSFHLQIYFLAERFKEQKKMFELGGGFVQDRSIYEDTGIFAKMHADQGTMSKTDYDTYTSLYEAMVMTPYFPHPDVLIYIEGSLPSILTRINERGREMEIQTDVSYWEHMHGRYSQWISEFNACPVLRLNIDDYDVNDPASMTEILKQVGAAIGRTPVGTQGS